A portion of the Blastochloris tepida genome contains these proteins:
- a CDS encoding nickel-dependent hydrogenase large subunit has translation MGIQTPNGFTLDNSGKRVVVDPVTRIEGHLRVEVNVDDQNVIRNAVSTGTMWRGIEVILKGRDPRDAWAFTQRICGVCTGTHALTSVRAVENALGIAIPENANTIRNIMQLALYVQDHLVHFYHLHALDWVDVVSALKADPKATSELAQSISPWPMSSPGYFKDLQLRLAKFVESGQLGPFKNGYWGHPAYKLPPEANLMAVAHYLEALDFQKEIVKIHTVFGGKNPHPNWLVGGMPCSINVDGDGAVGAINIERLNLVSSIIDRAIAFIDQVYLPDLAAIASFYKDWLHGGGLSSKAVMSYGDIPEYANDYSDKSLLLPRGVIVDGNLKEIHPVDLHAPDQIQEYVVHSWYKYPDEAKGLHPYDGVTEPNFVLGPNTQGTRTHIEAIDEAAKYSWLKAPRWKGHAVEVGPLARYIIGYAQGKPEFKEPAEKLLTDLGLPVTALFSTLGRTAARGLECQWAAHKLRHFQDKLVASIKAGRLDTANVQNWDPATWPKAAKGAGFTEAPRGALAHWIRIKDTKIDNYQCVVPTTWNGSPRDANGNIGAFEAALLGTPMADPNQPLEIIRTLHSFDPCLACSTHVMSEDGQEMATVTVR, from the coding sequence ATGGGCATCCAGACTCCGAACGGCTTCACCCTCGACAACTCCGGCAAGCGCGTCGTCGTCGATCCGGTCACCCGCATCGAGGGCCATCTGCGCGTCGAGGTGAATGTCGACGACCAGAACGTCATCCGCAACGCCGTCTCCACCGGCACGATGTGGCGCGGCATCGAGGTGATCCTCAAGGGCCGCGACCCGCGCGACGCCTGGGCCTTCACCCAGCGCATCTGCGGCGTGTGCACCGGCACCCACGCGCTGACCTCGGTGCGCGCGGTCGAGAACGCGCTCGGCATCGCGATCCCGGAGAACGCCAACACCATCCGCAACATCATGCAGCTGGCCCTGTATGTGCAGGACCATCTGGTGCACTTCTATCACCTGCACGCGCTCGACTGGGTCGATGTGGTGTCGGCGCTGAAGGCCGATCCCAAGGCGACGTCCGAACTGGCGCAGTCGATCTCGCCCTGGCCGATGTCCTCGCCCGGCTACTTCAAGGATCTACAGCTCCGGCTCGCCAAGTTCGTCGAGTCCGGCCAGCTCGGGCCGTTCAAGAACGGCTATTGGGGCCACCCCGCCTACAAGCTGCCGCCCGAAGCGAACCTGATGGCGGTGGCGCACTATCTGGAGGCGCTCGACTTCCAGAAGGAGATCGTCAAGATCCACACCGTCTTCGGCGGCAAGAACCCCCATCCGAACTGGCTGGTCGGCGGCATGCCGTGCTCGATCAATGTCGACGGCGACGGCGCGGTCGGCGCGATCAATATCGAGCGGCTCAATCTCGTCTCGTCGATCATCGACCGTGCGATCGCCTTCATCGACCAGGTCTATCTTCCCGACCTTGCGGCGATCGCCAGCTTCTACAAGGACTGGCTCCACGGTGGCGGACTGTCGTCGAAGGCGGTGATGTCGTACGGCGACATCCCGGAATACGCCAACGACTATTCCGACAAGAGCCTGCTGCTGCCGCGCGGCGTCATCGTCGACGGCAATCTGAAGGAGATCCACCCGGTCGATCTCCACGCGCCCGACCAGATCCAGGAATACGTCGTCCACTCCTGGTACAAGTACCCCGACGAGGCCAAGGGCCTGCATCCCTATGACGGCGTGACCGAGCCGAACTTCGTGCTCGGGCCGAACACCCAGGGAACCCGCACCCATATCGAGGCGATCGACGAGGCAGCGAAATATTCGTGGCTCAAGGCGCCGCGCTGGAAGGGCCATGCCGTCGAGGTCGGGCCGCTCGCGCGCTACATCATCGGCTATGCGCAAGGAAAGCCCGAGTTCAAGGAGCCGGCCGAGAAGCTGCTCACCGATCTCGGCCTGCCGGTCACCGCGCTGTTCTCGACGCTCGGCCGCACCGCGGCGCGCGGCCTGGAATGCCAGTGGGCGGCGCACAAGCTGCGCCATTTCCAGGACAAGCTGGTCGCCTCGATCAAGGCCGGCCGGCTCGACACCGCCAATGTCCAGAACTGGGATCCGGCGACGTGGCCGAAGGCGGCCAAGGGTGCGGGCTTCACCGAGGCGCCGCGCGGCGCGCTGGCGCACTGGATCCGGATCAAGGACACCAAGATCGACAATTACCAGTGCGTGGTGCCGACCACCTGGAACGGCAGCCCGCGCGACGCCAACGGCAATATCGGCGCCTTCGAGGCGGCGTTGCTCGGCACGCCGATGGCCGATCCCAACCAGCCGCTCGAAATCATCCGTACGCTGCATTCGTTCGATCCCTGCCTCGCCTGCTCCACCCACGTGATGAGCGAGGACGGGCAGGAGATGGCGACGGTCACCGTTCGCTGA
- the cybH gene encoding Ni/Fe-hydrogenase, b-type cytochrome subunit encodes MTQVSELEGLTGTGGRGSATVARVGTLQGAIDSHGERAARRQTVYVYQAPVRLWHWVTALCLTVLCVTGYLIGAPLPTLSGEASNHYLMGYIRFAHFAAGYVLAVGFVFRLYWAFVGNRYSRQIWMIPVWRRLWWWGLFYELKWYLFLVRDPKKYIGHNPLGHAAMFTYMIVLAFMICTGFALYSQGAGADSWQAAMFGWVFDIWPNSQEVHTWHRLGMWSIVIFFLVHVYAAVREDILSRQSMISSIVSGERVFRDDFRD; translated from the coding sequence ATGACGCAAGTCAGCGAGCTTGAGGGTCTTACCGGCACGGGCGGGCGCGGCAGTGCCACGGTGGCGCGCGTCGGCACGCTGCAGGGCGCGATCGACAGCCATGGCGAACGCGCCGCCCGCCGCCAGACGGTCTATGTGTATCAGGCGCCGGTGCGGCTGTGGCACTGGGTGACGGCGCTCTGCCTCACGGTGCTGTGCGTCACCGGCTATCTGATCGGCGCGCCGCTGCCGACGCTGTCCGGCGAGGCGAGTAACCACTATCTGATGGGCTATATCCGCTTCGCCCATTTCGCCGCCGGCTACGTGCTGGCGGTCGGCTTCGTGTTTCGGCTCTATTGGGCCTTCGTCGGCAACCGCTATTCCCGCCAGATCTGGATGATCCCGGTGTGGCGGCGGCTGTGGTGGTGGGGCCTGTTCTATGAGCTGAAGTGGTATCTCTTCCTCGTGCGCGATCCGAAGAAATACATCGGCCACAACCCGCTCGGCCACGCGGCGATGTTCACTTACATGATCGTGCTGGCCTTCATGATCTGCACCGGCTTCGCGCTCTATTCGCAGGGCGCGGGCGCCGACAGCTGGCAGGCGGCGATGTTCGGATGGGTGTTCGACATCTGGCCGAACTCGCAGGAGGTCCACACCTGGCACCGTCTCGGCATGTGGTCGATCGTGATCTTCTTCCTGGTCCACGTCTATGCCGCGGTGCGCGAGGACATCCTGTCGCGCCAGAGCATGATCTCGTCGATCGTGTCGGGCGAGCGCGTGTTCCGCGACGACTTCCGGGATTGA